The Lysobacter luteus genome contains the following window.
CCTCGGCCTGTGGGGCCTGCCGATGCCGATCGTCGAGGCGGTCGCCAACCACCACCAGCCGGGCCGCATGCGGATGTCCGGCTTCTGGGTCGCCGGTGCGGTGCATGTGGCCGCGGCGCTGGTCGCCGATACCCCGGTCGACGAGGCCTACCTGCGATCGGTCGGCCAGATCGACAAGCTGCCGAAGTGGCGGCTGCTGGGCGCGCAGCTGTCCGAGGCGGCGTAGCTGGTAGGCGTTACCCGCCAGGCGGAGGAGTCTGCCCACGGACCCGGGTCTGTTGGAGCGGCTTCAGCCGCGATCGGATGATCGTGCGCCCGTGTCACTCCACGATCGCGGCTGAAGCCGCTCCTACAAGGAGCTTCCCGGGGCGTTTCGGGCGGCGGACGGCGCGTCCGCACCAAGATCCAGCAATCCGTCCGGCCCCGCCATCCGGAAGGGCAGCGACACCAGCCGCATGCCGCGGTTCACCTGCACCACGAAGTGCAGGTGCGGCCCGGTGCTGAAGCCGGTGTTGCCGGATACGCCGACCTGCTGCCCGGCGCGCACGTACTGGCCGCTGCGCACCAGCACGCCGCCGGACGCGAGGTGGGCGTACAGCGCCATCGATCCGTCGTCGTGCAGGACGCGGACGAAGTTGGCACGCCCGGCGTAGCGGTCGCGGTCCAGCCCGGTCTGGCCGAAACCGCCCTCGGTTTGCATCACCACGCCCGCACGGGCGGCCAGTACCGGCGTGCCCACCGGGGTCGCGAAGTCGATCGCGTAGCGATTTTCCGGGTCGCCGTGGCTGAAGCTGCCGCCGTGCCCCTGGTCGACGCGCGCGGTGCGCGCCTGCAGCGGCAGCCGGTAGACCACGTCGCGCGGGGCCGCGCTGGGGTGGCCGGGCAGGCTGTCCATCCGCAGCTCGAAACCGGTGGCGCGGGTGCGGTCGGGTGTGTACAGCTCGGCGACCAGCGTGCTGGCGCCGGCGGCGACGGTGGCGCGGGCCGGCAAGGCCGGGCGGCTGTCGACGTTCTCGCGGCGGCTGTAATGCAGCATCACCTCGATCGGCCCGGCCAGGCTGTTGTCGGCCCAGGCGTGCCAGCCCCCGTCGACCGGCTCGATCCGCAGCCGGGCGATCGGCGCGGGCTCGACCGGGACCGGGATGGTGGTGACCCGCGTGTCGGGTGCGGGGCGCCGGTCGCCGTAGTGGGTGACGCCGTCGGCATCCGTCCACCGGTAGACCTGGCCCGCGTGCGCGGGCACCAGCAGGGCGATGGCTACGGCCGTCGTTGCGATCAGCCGTTGGAGGATCCGCGTCCAGGTACGGCTGCTGACCGACGAGGCGTCCACGTCAACCGCCGCACTCCGCTGCCAGCCCCAGCCCGCGCGCGATCAGCTGCAGGTCGAACGCCGCGACCGCGGAGTCGGCATGCACCGCGAACAACGCCCCATGGGGAAACGTCGGGGTGCTCGCGGCATGCACCACCACGCCGTCGGTGAAGGCGGTGGTCTCGCCGCGGAAGCTGCCGGCCGGGCGCAGGCTGTCGCGCTCGAACAGGTGGAACACGGTGCGCGGCTCCAGCTGGTCGACCGCCAGCCAGTAGCCCGTCTCGGCGCTGCAGGCCCATAGCGCGACACCCTCGGCCTCGGCGGCGAACATGTCGTGCGGCAGGCTCTTCCCGGTCGCGCGGCCGTCGAAGCGGTACTCGCGCAGGGTCGAAGCGATGCCGCCGTCGGCGGTCAGGAAGCGCTCGTCGGCGATCAGCAGCCGCTGGCGCGACGGGTCGCCGGCGATCGACTCGACCACGTGCAGCGCGTCGGCGCCGGTGTCGCCGAACGAACCCGCGTAGCGGCTATGCAGCCGGCCGTCGGCGTCGTGGCGCACCCGGTAGCGACGCACGCGCTGGTCGAGCTCGGCCGCCGGCGGGACCACGTCGTAGCGCTCGCCATACATGAAGTTGTCGGTGACGTAGACCTCCAGCTCACCCGGCGCGATCTCGTTGATCCACAAGCCGTACGGACTGCGCAGCTCGGCGTGGCCGAAGCTGCCGGTCGGCTCGAACCCGGGCAACGCAAGCACCTGCACGCGCCGGTTGTCGCGCTCGGCCACGAACAGGTGGTCGCCATGCACCGCCACGCCGTTGGGGCGGTCGAACCGGCCCTCCCCGGTACCCGGCCCGCCCACGGCGCGCAGCTGCTCGCCGCTGTCGGCGTCGAACACGAGCAGGCGATCACTCGATTTGGCAGTGGCGATCAGCCAGGTGCCGCCGTCCGGGGTTGGCCAGGTCGCGAGCGAGTCGAGCTCGTCGCCCGGCGCGGCGTGTGCGAGGTAACGCTCGGTGAGCGTCACCGGCGCGGGACCGATGGCGGATGTGGAAGCCGGATCCACCACAGGAGCGCCGCCGGGAGCGGGGGAATGGAGCGGCGTGGCGCAGGCCGCGAGCAGCAGGACAGGCGCGAGCAGGGGAAGACGCAGGTTCATGGGCGCGAAGTGTAAGTGCTGCCCGCGGATTTGAACGGGCCGGAAATGGCGACATGCAACCGATTTGATAGATCGCTTCATACGCATGAAGCGATTGACATGGTCCGGAGCCGGGAGCAGAATCCGCCGCACATCCATCGAGACCGGCTGAGGGACAGGCCCTTTGAAGCCGGGGCAACCCAGCGGCGCGCAAGCGTCGCGAAGGTGCCAATTCCTGCGGACGCCGGCTGGCCGGTCTCCGGAAGATGGTTGCGCGCGGTCCCTGCGGGGAGCGCGTGTGCCCGTCAGCTCGATGGCTCCGTCCCTCAAAGGAAGCCACCATGAGCCTGCAGATCCTTTCCGTTCCGTCCCGGCCCCGCACCGGCCCGGCTGCCGCCCGGGTGGTCGGTGACGCGCTGGACGCCGCGTGCGCGACCCGCGTCGGCACCCCCCTGGTCGCCCGCGGTGAAGTCGATGTCGTCCTCGATCTACGCCATGCCGGTCGCCGTGCGCTGACGCTCCGCTACGAGCGGTTCGGCGATGTGACGCTGCCGACGGTTTTCGTTGCTGGCGGCATTTCGGCCGACCGCCACGTCGCCGCCAGCGCCGCGCTGCCCGGCCGCGGCTGGTGGGACGCGCAATGCGGCGACGGCAAGGCGCTGGACCCGCGCCGGCACAGCGTGCTCGCGTTCGACTGGCTGGGTGCGGACGGATGCCTGGACGTGCCGCTGGACCCGGCCGACCAGGCCGACGCCATCGCGGCCCTGCTGGACGCACTGCGGGTCGAGCGCCTGCAGGCGTTCATCGGTTGCTCCTACGGCGCAATGGTGGGATTGCAGTTCGCCGCCGCCCATTCCAGCCGGCTGTCCCGGCTGGTCGCCATCAGCGGCTGCCACCGCTCCCACCCGCACGCGAGTGCGTGGCGCGCGCTGCAGCGACGCGCGGTCGCGCTGGGCGCATTGCAGTGCGACGACAGCCATGGCCTCGCGCTTGCGCGCCAGCTGGCAATCCTCAGCTACCGCACGTCGGCGGAATTCGACCGGCGCTTCGAGGCCGCCACGGTGGTCGGCGACCGGGTGCGTGTGGGGGCCGAGGACTACCTCGACCATTGCGGCGCGACGTTCGCCAACCGCTTCGCGCCGACCGCGTTCGTGCGCCTGTCGGAGTCGATCGACCTGCAGGCGCTCAACCCCGAATCGATCCGGGTCCCGGTGACGGTGGTGGCGGTCGCCGACGACCGGCTTGTCCCGGTGTCCGATGCGGTCGAGCTGGCCGAGCGCCTGCGCGGCGACACCCGCCTGCATATCCTGCAGTCGCTGTATGGCCACGATGCCTTCCTGAAGGAGGGGCCGGCGATTTCCGCTATCCTCTCCGAGGCGCTGGCCG
Protein-coding sequences here:
- a CDS encoding peptidoglycan DD-metalloendopeptidase family protein, with protein sequence MDASSVSSRTWTRILQRLIATTAVAIALLVPAHAGQVYRWTDADGVTHYGDRRPAPDTRVTTIPVPVEPAPIARLRIEPVDGGWHAWADNSLAGPIEVMLHYSRRENVDSRPALPARATVAAGASTLVAELYTPDRTRATGFELRMDSLPGHPSAAPRDVVYRLPLQARTARVDQGHGGSFSHGDPENRYAIDFATPVGTPVLAARAGVVMQTEGGFGQTGLDRDRYAGRANFVRVLHDDGSMALYAHLASGGVLVRSGQYVRAGQQVGVSGNTGFSTGPHLHFVVQVNRGMRLVSLPFRMAGPDGLLDLGADAPSAARNAPGSSL
- a CDS encoding NHL repeat-containing protein is translated as MNLRLPLLAPVLLLAACATPLHSPAPGGAPVVDPASTSAIGPAPVTLTERYLAHAAPGDELDSLATWPTPDGGTWLIATAKSSDRLLVFDADSGEQLRAVGGPGTGEGRFDRPNGVAVHGDHLFVAERDNRRVQVLALPGFEPTGSFGHAELRSPYGLWINEIAPGELEVYVTDNFMYGERYDVVPPAAELDQRVRRYRVRHDADGRLHSRYAGSFGDTGADALHVVESIAGDPSRQRLLIADERFLTADGGIASTLREYRFDGRATGKSLPHDMFAAEAEGVALWACSAETGYWLAVDQLEPRTVFHLFERDSLRPAGSFRGETTAFTDGVVVHAASTPTFPHGALFAVHADSAVAAFDLQLIARGLGLAAECGG
- the metX gene encoding homoserine O-succinyltransferase MetX — encoded protein: MSLQILSVPSRPRTGPAAARVVGDALDAACATRVGTPLVARGEVDVVLDLRHAGRRALTLRYERFGDVTLPTVFVAGGISADRHVAASAALPGRGWWDAQCGDGKALDPRRHSVLAFDWLGADGCLDVPLDPADQADAIAALLDALRVERLQAFIGCSYGAMVGLQFAAAHSSRLSRLVAISGCHRSHPHASAWRALQRRAVALGALQCDDSHGLALARQLAILSYRTSAEFDRRFEAATVVGDRVRVGAEDYLDHCGATFANRFAPTAFVRLSESIDLQALNPESIRVPVTVVAVADDRLVPVSDAVELAERLRGDTRLHILQSLYGHDAFLKEGPAISAILSEALAGQEVAA